The following coding sequences are from one Plasmodium sp. gorilla clade G2 genome assembly, chromosome: 1 window:
- a CDS encoding glutamic acid-rich protein gives MNVLFLSYNICILFLFVCTLKFSTKCFSNDLLKNQNIVNKTFNLISRRLLDETELEKNKNDNSTSERIVKSEKDKKDYAHGTSNDNSKNFYENNKFFLSSDQLNITDVNDKDNENSASVTNNNLNKKKNKNHKNDKNSKNHKNDKNSKNNKNNKNNKYDKNNKNDKNNKNDKKKKKGKKKKQNNEVMSLYKTGQHKPKNARDNDEQNIYEKFINELTNNLESTLLLSSLYPYSEQGGCGIISTVHDVFYDIKENDYENKDEENKDVDKKYEQKQEETLKALDKKERRQKEKEMKEQQKKEKERKKKEDKEKKKQEKEKKEREKKERKQKEKEMKEHQKKQKERKKKEGKEKKKLEKERKMKEVTEKKKQKKQAKQAKQTKQTKQIKQIKQIKQNEEKIQQQQQQTSEETNNEIMLPVPIPLTDVSILQEHKTEEKKEEVKHKKDTKEKAETHIFKNFIGTEHEDNIQIITLEDKKTCEQQHITVKNKPLYQLQQKIIQLKSTDAEQHKPADASQQLTLTDKKDVKEKHLSMQEQLIGNIGKVNVGPKKNDKIKNITKKHEKKVQKHTHVDKKKEETEEHKHDDKKKEETEEHKHVDKKKEQTEEHKHDDKKKEQTEEHKHDDKKKEQTEEQKYDDKKKEETEEHKHDDKKKEQTEEHKHDDKKEDKKEESEEDSDEESEEESEEGSEEGSEEESEEESEEESEEESEEESEEESEGEDDDEDEEDEDEEDEEDEDEEDDDEEDDDEEDDDEDDEDEDDEEDEEDEDDEDGEEDDDDEDDEDENDDDEDDDEEDDEEDEDEEDEDEDEEDEDEEDDEESEKNKKTNLRKNA, from the exons atgaatgtgCTATTCctttcttataatatttgtattctttttttatttgtatgcACATTAAAATTTTCTACTAAG tgcTTTTCTAATGATTTAttgaaaaatcaaaatatcgTAAACAAAacttttaatttaatatctCGAAGATTATTAGACGAAACcgaattagaaaaaaataaaaatgacaaTTCAACTTCTGAAAGGATAGTAAAAAgtgaaaaagataaaaaggATTATGCACATGGAACTAGCAATGATAACAGTAAgaatttttatgaaaataataaattttttctttcatctGATCAATTAAACATTACTGATGTTAATGATAAAGATAATGAAAACTCTGCAAGtgtaacaaataataatttaaataaaaaaaaaaataaaaatcataaaaatgataaaaatagtaaaaatcataaaaatgataaaaatagtaaaaataataaaaataataaaaataataaatatgataaaaacaataaaaatgataaaaacaataaaaatgataaaaaaaagaaaaaaggaaagaaaaaaaaacaaaacaatgAAGTGATGTCCTTATATAAAACAGGTCAACATAAACCAAAAAATGCAAGAGACAATgatgaacaaaatatatatgaaaaatttataaatgaattaacTAATAATTTAGAAAGTACTCTCCTTTTATCAAGTTTATATCCATATAGTGAACAGGGAGGGTGTGGAATTATATCTACCGTGCATGATGTcttttatgatataaaagaaaatgattaCGAAAATAaggatgaagaaaataaagatgtagacaaaaaatatgaacagaAACAAGAAGAAACATTGAAAGCCCTTGATAAAAAAGAACGTAgacaaaaagaaaaggaaatgaaagaacaacaaaaaaaagaaaaagaaagaaaaaagaaagaagacaaggaaaaaaaaaaacaagaaaaagaaaaaaaagaacgaGAAAAGAAAGAGCgtaaacaaaaagaaaaggaaatgAAAGAACaccaaaaaaaacaaaaagaaagaaaaaaaaaagaaggcaaagaaaaaaaaaaattagaaaaagaaagaaaaatgaaagaagtcacagaaaagaaaaaacaaaaaaaacaagcAAAACAAGCAAAACAAACAAAACaaacaaaacaaataaaacaaataaaacaaataaaacaaaatgaagaaaaaatccaacaacaacaacagcAAACAAGTGAAGAAACGAACAATGAAATTATGTTACCAGTACCCATCCCATTGACAGACGTAAGTATACTACAAGAACATAAAAcagaagaaaagaaagaggaagtaaaacataaaaaagataCAAAAGAAAAAGCAGAAACACacatatttaaaaacttTATAGGAACTGAACATGAagataatatacaaataataaccttagaagataaaaaaacatGTGAACAACAACACATAAcagtaaaaaataaaccatTATATCAATtacaacaaaaaattatacaactTAAATCAACAGATGCAGAACAACATAAACCAGCAGATGCATCACAACAATTAACCTTAACAGATAAAAAAGATGTTAAAGAAAAACACTTATCTATGCAAGAACAATTAATAGGTAACATAGGAAAGGTAAATGTAGGACCGAAAAAGAATGATaagattaaaaatattactaaGAAACATGAAAAGAAAGTTCAAAAACACACACATGTTGATAAGAAGAAAGAAGAAACAGAAGAACACAAACATGATGATAAGAAGAAAGAAGAAACAGAAGAACACAAACATGTTGATAAGAAGAAAGAACAAACAGAAGAACACAAACATGATGATAAGAAGAAAGAACAAACAGAAGAACACAAACATGATGATAAGAAGAAAGAACAAACAGAAGAACAGAAATATGATGATAAGAAGAAAGAAGAAACAGAAGAACACAAACATGATGATAAGAAGAAAGAACAAACAGAAGAACACAAACATGATGATAAGAAAGAGGACAAAAAAGAAGAATCTGAAGAAGATTCAGATGAAGAATCAGAAGAAGAATCAGAGGAAGGATCAGAAGAAGGATCAGAAGAGGAATCAGAAGAGGAATCAGAAGAGGAATCAGAAGAAGAATCAGAGGAAGAATCAGAAGAGGAATCAGAAGGTGAAGacgatgatgaagatgaagaagatgaagatgaagaagatgaagaagatgaagatgaagaagatgacgatgaagaagatgacgatgaagaagatgacgatgaagatgatgaagatgaagacgatgaagaagatgaagaagatgaagacGATGAAGACGGTGAAGAAgacgatgatgatgaagacgatgaagatgaaaacgatgatgatgaagacgatgatgaagaagacgatgaagaagatgaagacGAAGAAGATGAAGACGAAGATGAAGAAGACGAAGATGAAGAAGACGATGAAGaatcagaaaaaaataaaaaaacaaatttgaGAAAAAATGcctaa
- a CDS encoding surface-associated interspersed protein 1.1 (SURFIN 1.1) has product MQNIGIVNNILVELENKIVKRNGPIEEWKKKFLDEVSKKIGNSLKKEDAKECKKNCRNFNYWMDDKEEDFVSKKFIVNEYITSSVWQNEFEKAIISTLKKEAESCTRNRKKYPKKIRNIMGELEDYIDDINDYKVKLKNKKCTSDEYKKYTTWLKDKENYFTGHKEWNLLQSGRYGWYIVKNLKRSLDDMFKNKIACIEDIPEVQEEVVHPVSRRNIHGVGLNSSNGGAAAYEYSERSFPSYIHEDKSSYTQLSSNPVEWSSNNHVSVSESNVDPTKYEASKGRINRFPISLYYKDLTANTPSFPPKDFPYIVAWILGAIIAGALFVFGRTQKKQKAITLRTDEVVKEKIKVVNDTKEKKIPVRIENEHMKKNFFWKWITIIEIHFLIIEDIRKDEWEMNKEDFLSICIKEFMNEKNRKCLYNEDDDFNSTDVMIKGQTFLWNKWMERHKYILDKWKEEESFKYLKNDWKREEEEYMKKIYKELLISLRGDTYNMSQRQKIIWKRWIAKHPYRIREKIIDQWFHKLFEEINKNNIISDEIIDVLLNDYIESDKNCEYIYNMSEKKEKLKLILWIRIYMCVLEEEEKYKLQREKEMFIDTYIDKLKDKKKYGEEEYDERNKELIKILNEMKKMEILNTDDEIRKKWKHQDWFKQMRKEWIREENRYLNEINEEIIRNYNMELKRYMFEKHWEDIKLKWIDNIDGDHIDGDHIDGDHIDGDHIYGDHIFDDNIHNGWSPIIKCFERDDEEGRKYIQKKRHYFTNELYDIECIQKNTLQSDEVKEKFNIKTIIDIHMVIIEDIENDEWKKDKGDFLHICFEEFIKRKESKEEGQNKIIINNKEENNVLNISDNNIIYILQNTWSEWFKRHTYILDQWKKEEWFKDLKNDWKREEYEYMKKIYKDLLLSLRGDTYNMSQRQKIIWRRWIAKHLYHINDDTVKKWFKEILEQLDKGNIIDLSYIENEINKLNEENEENEKNLLNQHQIIYNKKKILTTILWIQIHMMVLEESKKDACKKSKEIFLDTCIDELKKEEKEKKKKLHSHEKTKEIIKIVEDMKKLNNLDIDEHRSTEWKKKKWFKEMKKDWVYIRDRYLLDLEERHKYDQYECEELIDVSSLDVQKDISKWNWENIQFKWIDYENEKDWLKGADVDEYIYEDIKGAMNGNVDEYTYEDIKGYMNGNVDEYTYEDIKGDINYDVNEYTYEDIKGAMNGNVDEYTYEDIKGYINDDVDEYIYEDIKGTMNDDVNEYIYEDIKGYINDDADEYIRDNMEKNANTNVHKDHIKKYKECDYFFKIENPLIWQTVIEIQLKIMEESKKEKWEKNKYDFLDICIEEYIKNENKDNSRNILEDDILSMNKNIMWDTFIETHRYILEKWKREEWFHNLKKEWEDEILNYLNSSENRNDESNKNCNESNTNFMIEKEKIVFRKWINKHTEELKDCYEDEKNPFLEEEEVKKKKKLILTAWIQIHMMILERFKEDEFLTTKELFIDAYIEEFKKDKHPNKYNNKIINMLEIIKKNIHHTNLNNEMNEWKNETWFKQWKDDWIKEENGNVFWLAQKRKERCTGKKYEEGEKKYEQKDKYLNEYNIGKCYINIHKNLLKKYLKYMNFKWIDDDNEIDWLRIVGNDQKEKQNKKKKYR; this is encoded by the exons ATGCAAAACATTGGtattgtaaataatattctCGTTgaattagaaaataaaatagttAAAAGAAATGGTCCCATTGAAGAATGGAAGAAAAAGTTTTTAGACGAAGTATCTAAAAAAATAGGTAattcattaaaaaaagaagatgcAAAGGAATGCAAAAAAAATTGTAGAAATTTTAATTACTGGATGGATGATAAAGAAGAAGATTTTGtatcaaaaaaatttattgtgaatgaatatattacttCTAGTGTTTGGCAAAATGAATTTGAAAAGGCAATTATAAGTACATTAAAAAAGGAAGCTGAATCTTGCACAAGAAATCGTAAGAAATATcccaaaaaaataagaaatataatggGTGAGTTAGAAGATTACATAGATGATATTAATGATTATAaggtaaaattaaaaaataaaaagtgtacatctgatgaatataaaaaatatactacATGGCTAAAGGATAAGGAAAATTATTTTACTGGGCATAAAGAATGGAATTTACTTCAAAGTGGTAGGTATGGATGGTATATagttaaaaatttaaaacgTTCATTAGATgatatgtttaaaaataaaattgcaTGTATAGAGGATATCCCAGAAGTTCAAGAAGAGGTTGTACATCCAGTTTCAAGACGTAACATACATGGTGTGGGTTTGAATTCCTCTAATGGAGGAGCAGCTGCATATGAATATTCAGAAAGGTCCTTTCCTTCGTATATCCATGAGGATAAATCATCATATACACAATTATCATCTAATCCTGTTGAATGGTCCAGTAATAATCATGTATCTGTCTCTGAAAGTAATGTAGATCCTACAAAATATGAGGCATCAAAAGGTCGAATAAACCGTTTTCCCATtagtttatattataaagacCTTACAGCTAATACACCTAGTTTCCCTCCCAAAGATTTTCCTTATATTGTTGCTTGGATTTTAGGTGCAATAATTGCAGGGgcattatttgtatttggAAGAACtcaaaaa aAACAAAAGGCCATTACATTAAGAACCGATGAAGTCGTAAAAGAGAAGATAAAGGTAGTAAACGATACAAAAGAAAAGAAGATACCTGTAAGAATAGAGAATGAACATATGaagaagaattttttttggaaATGGATAACAATAATTGagatacattttttaataatagaaGATATTAGAAAAGATGAATGGGAAATGAATAAGGAAgattttttatctatatgtataaaagaatttatgaatgaaaaaaatagaaaatgtttatataatgaagatgatgattTTAATAGCACAGACGTAATGATAAAAGGACAAACTTTTTTATGGAATAAATGGATGGAGagacataaatatattttagataaatggaaagaagaagaatcatttaaatatttaaaaaatgattggAAGAGAGAAGAAGAGGAatacatgaaaaaaatatataaagagtTGTTGATTAGTTTAAGAGgtgatacatataatatgtcACAAAGGCAAAAAATTATTTGGAAAAGATGGATTGCTAAACATCCATATAGAAtaagagaaaaaataattgatCAGTGGTTtcataaattatttgaagaaataaataaaaataacataataaGTGATGAAATAATAgatgtattattaaatgattatatagAAAGTGATAAAAATTGTGAATACATTTACAATATgagtgaaaaaaaagaaaaattgaaATTAATTTTGTggataagaatatatatgtgtgtattggaagaagaagaaaagtaTAAATTGCAGCGTGAAAAAGAAATGTTTATTGAtacatatatagataaattaaaagataaaaaaaaatatggtgAAGAAGAATATGATGAAAGGAACAAAGAATTGATAAAGATATTgaatgaaatgaaaaaaatggaaatattaaatacTGATGatgaaataagaaaaaaatggaaacaCCAAGATTGGTTTAAACAAATGAGAAAAGAATGGATAAGAGAAGAAAATagatatttaaatgaaatcAATGAGGAAAttataagaaattataatatggaattaaaaagatatatgtTTGAAAAACATTGGGAAGATATAAAATTGAAATGGATAGATAATATTGATGGTGATCATATCGATGGTGATCATATTGATGGTGATCATATTGATGGTGATCATATTTATGGTGATCATAtttttgatgataatattcataatggTTGGTCTCCAATCATAAAATGTTTTGAAAGAGATGATGAAGAgggaagaaaatatattcaaaagaaGAGACATTATTTTAcaaatgaattatatgaCATAGAATGTATTCAAAAGAATACTCTTCAATCTGATGAGGtgaaagaaaaatttaacaTAAAAACTATTATAGATATACATATGGTTATAATTGAAGATATTGAAAATGATGAATGGAAAAAGGATAAAGGAGATTTTTTACACATTTGTTTTGaagaatttataaaaagaaaagaatctAAGGAAGAAggacaaaataaaataattataaataataaagaagaaaacaatgttttaaatatttctgataataatattatatatattcttcaaaATACATGGAGTGAATGGTTTAAGagacatacatatattttagatCAATGGAAAAAAGAGGAATGGTTtaaagatttaaaaaatgattggAAGAGAGaagaatatgaatatatgaaaaaaatatacaaagaTTTGTTGCTTAGTTTGAGAGGggatacatataatatgtcACAAAggcaaaaaattatatggagAAGATGGATTGCtaaacatttatatcatattaatGATGATACTGTAAAGAAATGGTTCAAAGAAATATTAGAACAATTAGATAAAGGGAATATAATAGATTTGtcatatatagaaaatgaaataaacaaattaaatgaagaaaatgaagaaaatgaaaaaaatctTTTAAATCAACatcaaattatttataataaaaaaaaaatcttaaCTACCATTTTGTGGATCCAAATACACATGATGGTTTTAGAAGAGTCTAAAAAAGATGCATGTAAAAAAagtaaagaaatatttttagatACATGTATAGATGAGctaaaaaaggaagaaaaagaaaagaaaaaaaaacttcATTCTcatgaaaaaacaaaagaaatcataaaaattgtggaagatatgaaaaaattgaaTAACCTAGATATAGATGAACATCGATCTACagaatggaaaaaaaaaaagtggtttaaagaaatgaaaaaagacTGGGTATATATAAGAGATAGATATTTATTAGACTTAGAAGAAAGACATAAATATGATCAATACGAATGCGAAGAATTAATAGATGTATCTTCTTTGGATGTTCAAAAAGATATATCGAAATGGAATTGGGAGAATATACAATTTAAGTGGATAgattatgaaaatgaaaaagattgGTTGAAAGGTGCTGATGtggatgaatatatatatgaagatatAAAGGGAGCTATGAATGGTAATGTGGatgaatatacatatgaagATATAAAGGGATATATGAATGGTAATGTGGatgaatatacatatgaagatataaagggagatataaattatgatgtgaatgaatatacatatgaagATATAAAGGGAGCTATGAATGGTAATGTGGatgaatatacatatgaagatataaagggatatataaatgatgatgtggatgaatatatatatgaagatatAAAGGGAACTATGAATGATGATgtgaatgaatatatatatgaagatataaagggatatataaatgatgatgcGGATGAATATATAAGAGATAATATGGAAAAGAATGCAAACACTAATGTTCATAAAgatcatattaaaaaatacaaagaGTGTGattatttctttaaaataGAGAATCCATTAATATGGCAAACCGTTATAGAGatacaattaaaaataatggaAGAaagtaaaaaagaaaaatgggaaaaaaataaatatgactTTTTAGATATATGCATAGAagaatacataaaaaatgagaaCAAAGATAATAGTAGAAACATTTTAGAGGATGATATTTTGagtatgaataaaaatataatgtggGATACGTTTATAGAAACacatagatatatattagaaaagTGGAAAAGAGAAGAATGGtttcataatttaaaaaaggaaTGGGAAGacgaaatattaaattatttgaattcATCAGAAAATAGAAATGAtgaaagtaataaaaattgtaatGAATCAAACACAAATTTTATgattgaaaaagaaaaaattgtgTTCAGAAAATGGATCAATAAACATACagaagaattaaaagatTGTTATGAAGATGAAAAGAATCCATTtttagaagaagaagaagtaaaaaaaaaaaaaaaattaatattaactGCATGGATACAAATACATATGATGATATTAGAAAGATTTAAAGAAGATGAATTTTTAACAActaaagaattatttattgACGCATATATtgaagaatttaaaaaagacaaacatccaaataaatataataacaagaTAATTAATATGTTAGAGATTATCAAAAAGAATATCCATCAtacaaatttaaataatgagaTGAATGAATGGAAAAATGAAACATGGTTTAAACAATGGAAAGATGATTggataaaagaagaaaatggaAATGTATTTTGGCTAGCTCAAAAGAGAAAAGAGAGGTGTAcaggaaaaaaatatgaagaaggcgaaaaaaaatatgaacaaaaagATAAATACCTGAACGAATATAATATTggaaaatgttatataaatatacacaaaaacttattgaagaaatatttgaaatatatgaattttaaatggattgatgatgataatgaaatAGATTGGTTAAGGATTGTTGGAAATGATCAAAaggaaaaacaaaacaaaaaaaaaaaatatagataa